The Spirosoma sp. SC4-14 DNA window ACCTAGATACTTAGCGGTGTGTGCAACCAGCTCACGACCGTAACGAATTTGTTTGCCCAACTCACCAGCCGGAATCCGGCTATCGGGGGGTGGACGCCAATAATCGGGGGGCGTTAGCGCCAGAAGCCCGCAAACGGGCACCACGATTCCGGCGAATCGGTAGCGTATTTTCAGCGGTCGATTAAGTTGTCGTTTGAGGAAGTTGGTTTTCATAACTTAAAGTAAATCAACCTTTACCACATTATCGTCGGAAACGCGGTCGATCAGTTTGTTGTATGGGTCGATACCGGCTTTACTGGGTTTTCCTTTCACGGTTACTTCGATAACGTGCTCGCCAGGTGTCAGGCTACGCTTCTGCATAAATAGCGGTACTTTCATCGTCAGCCCATCTTTGTTTTTGCTATCGTCGGCCAAAACGGCAATGTCGGCAATAACCGGCGCTTTGCCTTTGGCTATTTCCTTACCCGCTTTGTCGTAATATTCGGTTGCCGAGCGAACATATAATTTCACCTTATATTGCCCGTTTCCGACTGATTTTGCCTCGGCTTTGGTGATGCGATTGTCATACAGGGTGAGCTTTTCGAAATTATCGGTCAACCAGGGTTTTAGCGAATCGGGCGTGGCGGCTTTCAGGAAGCTATACCATTCCAGCGAGGTTGTAAAAGGAGCTTTTTGCCGAAACCGGGCCGCTTTCATGTAGTTGTTCATCGCCTGGTTAACCCGTTCTTCGCCAATATAATCCTGCAGGGCATACATCAGCATCGACCCTTTCTGATACCATACATACGATCGTGTATCGTTGTTGAGCATTGTAGCTTCAAATTTGTCTTCATTCGCTCGTCCGCTCAGATACCGATCCAGGCTATACTTCAAAAATTTCGGCATCGCATCGGCACTGTAGCGTTGCTTAAGCACCATCAGCGCCGAGTATTCGGCCATTGTTTCCGAAATCTGATTCGCCCCGCGTGTTCGGCTTGGCATAATCTGATGCCCCCACCACTGGTGGGCAACTTCGTGAGCTGTTACATAGTAGGCATAGTCGGTCTTGTCGGGATCACGAAAATCGCCAACCCAGCCAAACTCCTCCGAATAAGGTACTGTAGTTGGAAACGACTGTGCAAACGACGCATACCGAGGGAACTCAAGCACCCGCAACACCGGATACGGATAGGGAGCATAGTTTTTAGTATAATAGCTCAACGACGCTTTCATACTCGCGATGAACCGATCGAGATTGCGGTCATGACCAGGATGGTGGTAGACTTCCAGCGCTACAGTTTGCCCATCAGACCCCGTCCAGGTGTCGCGCTTAATGCCATATTTAGCCGAACACATACTGAAAAAATAATCAGAAAAGCCCGGTAGTTTGTACCTGAAATACTTTCGTGGTTTTCCGTCTGGTCCTTTCTGCACCCAGGTTTTCTGGAGTTGCCCCGGCATAACAGCTACCTGATCGGGCGTGGTCGAAATAGTTCCCTGAAACGTTACCCAATCGGCATCGTCGGTGAACAGAAAATCGCGCAGCCCCGCCGGGTCGTTCTGGGCAGGCAATGCCCATTGTTTTATCGGCAGATCATATTTTTTTCGGTACTTATCGCTGGTCAGTTCCAGGCTTTCGTCGTAGCCGAACGAAGGGAAAATGCCTACATTGAAAAAGGTACCATTCGCCAGCACATCCCGACTGTCGCCACTGTTGCTAAAGCCGACATACTGACCCGTCACGACCATTTCCATGCGGGCCGTATCGCCCGGATTTAGTTGCTGAGGCAACCGATAGATGTAATACCCCAGATCGTTATCGTCCAGAATTAACCGGGGGGCCTGCCCATTGATCGTAAAGGAGGTGAGTTTACGATGAAAGTTGTCGGCAGGCAGGGTCAGATGCAGCGAATCGAGCGGGTGATTGCCCTTGTTCACTATCGTAAAACTCCCCGAAGCGACGGCCTTAAACTCATCGGGAAAGACATCGACATTGACATTGGCGCTGGTGATTTTAGGCTGCAATCTATTGGCGTATTTATGGTATGTTTTTTCGAAAGTAGCCTGTAATTCACGTCGTTCATCAGCCGATAGATACCGGTTTTTCACGCTCACATTGGTATAGATCCAGGCGCCCATACTCACAAATGCGACGAGGCATAGTGCAAACAATATCATCGACATACGGCCCATGCGCTGACGGGCTAGCTGCCAGCGGGCTTTCAGACTCGTGTTGGCACCACGGTTCCAGAACCAAAGCGCCAGCACCAGCAGCAATCCACCAAAGGCATACCAATAGAGCCGGAAGGAGAACAAAGCTGTCAGGTAATGCCCGAACCCGTTCATATCTGAAATCTGAACTCCTCCTCCCGAAAAAGGCAACGCCAGTCGGTAATTGAACTCGGCAAACTGCGGAACAGCCCAGATAACAATATAGGTCGCCAGTGTAACAATATGCCCTACAAACTTCTGGTTGACCAGTGTGTGGATGAAAAACGCCAGCATGATCAACTGAAAATACTGTGTAAAAGCAATGCCGTAAACGTCTTTGATGTAGAGCGGAAACTCGTAATTGAAATAGCCTTTTACGGTCTGATTAACTACCCCCGATACCATAATAAGTGTACAGAGCAGCAGGCAAACATAGATCATCGACAGCAGTTTCGAACCGTAGTTCATCCAGTCGGGCACGGGCAATGCATCGGCAATGCTATCGTAATGAACCACCTTATCGCGATGAACCACTTCGCCGGTATAGAAAATGAGAACAATCAGAACGAAGAAGAAAAATGTACCGTTGCGAGCTTCGAGCATGGCGTAGGTCGTTGGCAATGAGGGCGTACCGTAAATCTGATTTCCAAACCAGCCATCTAAAAACAGAAATAAAATTGCCCCGATCAGAATAGCAATGAAATACGGGTCTCGAACAATATTCCCAAACTCAAGCCAGGCCTGCCGGAACATCTGCCGAACATACACTCCCGTCCGAAAAATCGGTTTGGGAGTTGGTAAACTTGCCAGCGTGGGTGCTGTTTCGTGGATGCTTTCGGCCTTGCTCTTCCGACCTAATTTAACCGCCAGAAACCGCGAAAAATCAAAACGCAGCAGGGTCAGTGCAAATACGAACAAGCCAACCACCGACCAGATTATCCGATTGGTTAACAGATCGCCTTCCACTGGTGCCAACAAGGAATTTTGTTCGACCGGCGACCAGTATTTGGTAGCCGCATCGTAGGCATATGATCCAAACGGATCGAGCAAATTGACGAGATGTTTATTTTCCAGATCCTGCGACAGAGTAGCGCCCAGCAAATAGGCAATAAACAGCAAAATACTACCGGCATATGTCGTGAATACCTGCCTGGAGAACGCAACCAGCCCGAAAAAAATACTCCCGACCAGAAACATATTGGGCACTACAAATAGCAGAAACGGGTAGGCATAATCACGAAAACGAATCGGCCCAAATCGGTCGACATTGTCGGCCAGGTTAAAAACGGGACCCAGTAACGAGCCAATCACAATACCTAACATGCCAATGGCCATGATGCCTAGCAAGGTCACAAACGATCCGAAAAAACGACCCAACACATAACCCCGTTCGGTGATGGGAAAGCTAAAAAAGTAGTTTTTTGTATTGTGTTCTATATCGCGGTAAATCGGCACGCCCATAATAGCCGATGCAATCAGCATCCCAAAAATGGTTAGCACAACCACAAACTGGCTGATGGCATACGGCGAGTTGATGTTTGTTTTTTCGGAAGCCGGCCCATTGCCATAAATCACAAACAGAAACGTAAATAGAAACAGAATCAGGGCATAGAGGTAGGTAGCCGGTCGCTTAAGTCGGTAGGCCAGTTCGAAGCGGAATAATTCGAAAAACATAGGAGAAGGGGTGTTAGAAAAGACAATTGGAGAAAAACATCGGTTTGCGTCAACAGCATCTATCCTCACACCGTTATTACATCCATCTTCTCGGTAATCTTCGCAAAGTATACATCCTCCAGGTCGGGCGAAATCGGATCGAAACCCGACAGGGGCAAGTCACTGTAAGCATGAAGACGAGTTTTACCCCCCTTCAGCTGGGTAGAAATGACCCGCACATTCTGCCGGTAGGTTTCAATTTCTGATTTTTCGACAAACTTCTGCCAGATTTTACCGTTTAGTTCGGTCACCAGATCGTTGGGATCGCCCGTGGCCACCACTTCGCCCAGACAAATGATCGCCATCTCCGAACATAGGTTCGTTACATCTTCAACAATATGTGTCGAAAGAATCACAATCGTATTTTCGCCAATTTCCGACAGCAAATTATGAAACCGGTTACGCTCAGCCGGATCAAGACCAGCCGTAGGTTCATCCACGATAATCAGTCGTGGACTACCAATGAGCGCCTGTGCAATGCCAAATCGCTGTTTCATTCCCCCCGAATACGTACCCAGATTTTTCTTCCGAACCGAATAAAGATTCACTTTCTGCAAGAGCCCGCTAACAATTTCCTTTCGCTCGCGGCTGTTGGCAATTCCCTTTAACGTTGCAATATGATCGAGCATAGCCTCGGCCGATACTCGCGGATAAACACCAAACTCCTGAGGCAGATAGCCAAGTACGCGCCGAACCGAATCCTTCTGCATCAACACATCCAGATCGCCATCTGGTAGTCCGGTTAGCCGAATATTTCCGCTATCGGCTTCCTGCAAGGTGGCAATTGTGCGCATCAGCGATGATTTCCCGGCTCCGTTAGGGCCCAGCAAACCGAACATCCCCTGCGGAATTGTGAGTGACACATCTTTTAGGGCATGAACACCATTGGCGTATGTTTTGGAAAGATGGTTTATTTCGAGCTTCATATCGGAAAGAAAAAATGATTCGGTTTGACTGGGAAGAAAACAAATTTCTGACACATAATTAAAACAAATAGCCAAACTTTCGCAGACGGTCGATACGACGGCGGGAAAGCAATTGTTCGGCAACTGTGTATCAGCAAGGCAAAAACAGCGGGTTTCTCGGCGGAGCTAGTTCGAATCGACTTTAGCGGTTGGCACATCCAGGCTCGAATAGGGCGAGTTGTTGCTGATATATTCGGGCACTGCTTCCTTTAGAATACGAACCAGTTGGAGCTGATCTATGTCGAGAAGAGCAGGAGTAAATTGCAGGAAGGCCTGCTGGATCAGTAGCTTATCGGGTGGTAGCAACCGGGCTATCCTGATTTTTGGATGATGAGTCGGCAAAACTGACTCATCGGTATGCAGCAGTTCTTCGTATAGCTTTTCGCCCGGTCGTAAACCCGTAAACTCCAGTTTAATCTGTTTGTCGACTTCATAACCCGACAGCCGAATCATTTGCCGGGCCAGATCCGCAATTCGAATAGGTTGCCCCATATCGAACACAAACACCTCTCCGCTATTGCCCATTGCTGCGGCTTCGAGTACGAGCTGGCAGGCTTCAGGAATTGTCATAAAATAGCGAATAATATCGGGGTGCGTTACCGTTACGGGTCCGTTCATCTCAATCTGCCGCTTAAAAGTCGGCACAACCGACCCATTGGAGCCTAGCACATTACCGAATCGGGTAATAATAAAATCGGTCGTTGCGCTCCCGTTCAGGCTCTGCACATACATTTCGGCAAAGCGTTTGGTTGCTCCCATCACATTGGTCGGATTCACAGCCTTGTCCGTCGATATCAGTATAAATTTCTCGACATCGAACAGTACAGACGCATCAGCTACGGCCTTAGTACCCAACACGTTTACTTTGACGGCTTCGTAGGGTTGTTCTTCCATCAGCGGAACGTGTTTGTAAGCAGCCGCGTGAAAGACAAATTCGGGTCGGTATTGTTCAAAGATACTACGTAGCCGAATGGTATCGGTCACATCGGCCACCAGACCAGTTAGTGTAGTGGCCGCAACAAGCTCCCGAAACTCCGTTTTTAGTTTAAAAACCAGATCATACAGTGCCGATTCTGCCTGGTCGAGTACGATTATGTGTTTAGGCTGATGATGCAATAGCTGGCAAACCAGTTCGCTCCCAATAGAGCCAGCCGCTCCCGTTACCATCGCAACCCGGCCGCGCACAAACTGGATAATCGCTTTATTATTCAACTGGATCGCTGGTCGGCCCAGCAAATCGTCGATGCGAATATCCCGGATTTGGCCGCTGCTCAGTTGCCCGTTTATCCAATCCTGCATGGACGGCACCACTTTAACAACCACCTGATGCTGAAGCAAAAAATCAGCAATTTTGTTGCGTCGATCGACCGGCAGATTATTTATCGCCAGAATGACTTCGGGCCGGATAGCCGTTGTTAAAAACAGCCCGGCAGCTTCATGCGGACTAAAAACCTGAATACCATGTACGGTTTTCTGTGTTTTAGAGGAGTTATCGTCGATAAATCCCAGAATTCGATAATCGGGGTCACGATTGATAACCTCCTTCGTATGGATACCTAATGCTCCGGCACCATAGATGAGCACGGGCCGGGCCTGACTGACCGGTTTTGCAATTAAAAGCTGATAGAGGTATTTTATGGTAAATCGAATACTAACCAGCAGTACCATACTGATAAAGTACTCGATCACCAGAATAGAAATTGGGATATATACTAATGGATTCTTATAGGCCACCTTGAGGGCATAAGATCCCACAGCCGCCAGCAGGCTGCTAAG harbors:
- a CDS encoding M1 family aminopeptidase; translated protein: MFFELFRFELAYRLKRPATYLYALILFLFTFLFVIYGNGPASEKTNINSPYAISQFVVVLTIFGMLIASAIMGVPIYRDIEHNTKNYFFSFPITERGYVLGRFFGSFVTLLGIMAIGMLGIVIGSLLGPVFNLADNVDRFGPIRFRDYAYPFLLFVVPNMFLVGSIFFGLVAFSRQVFTTYAGSILLFIAYLLGATLSQDLENKHLVNLLDPFGSYAYDAATKYWSPVEQNSLLAPVEGDLLTNRIIWSVVGLFVFALTLLRFDFSRFLAVKLGRKSKAESIHETAPTLASLPTPKPIFRTGVYVRQMFRQAWLEFGNIVRDPYFIAILIGAILFLFLDGWFGNQIYGTPSLPTTYAMLEARNGTFFFFVLIVLIFYTGEVVHRDKVVHYDSIADALPVPDWMNYGSKLLSMIYVCLLLCTLIMVSGVVNQTVKGYFNYEFPLYIKDVYGIAFTQYFQLIMLAFFIHTLVNQKFVGHIVTLATYIVIWAVPQFAEFNYRLALPFSGGGVQISDMNGFGHYLTALFSFRLYWYAFGGLLLVLALWFWNRGANTSLKARWQLARQRMGRMSMILFALCLVAFVSMGAWIYTNVSVKNRYLSADERRELQATFEKTYHKYANRLQPKITSANVNVDVFPDEFKAVASGSFTIVNKGNHPLDSLHLTLPADNFHRKLTSFTINGQAPRLILDDNDLGYYIYRLPQQLNPGDTARMEMVVTGQYVGFSNSGDSRDVLANGTFFNVGIFPSFGYDESLELTSDKYRKKYDLPIKQWALPAQNDPAGLRDFLFTDDADWVTFQGTISTTPDQVAVMPGQLQKTWVQKGPDGKPRKYFRYKLPGFSDYFFSMCSAKYGIKRDTWTGSDGQTVALEVYHHPGHDRNLDRFIASMKASLSYYTKNYAPYPYPVLRVLEFPRYASFAQSFPTTVPYSEEFGWVGDFRDPDKTDYAYYVTAHEVAHQWWGHQIMPSRTRGANQISETMAEYSALMVLKQRYSADAMPKFLKYSLDRYLSGRANEDKFEATMLNNDTRSYVWYQKGSMLMYALQDYIGEERVNQAMNNYMKAARFRQKAPFTTSLEWYSFLKAATPDSLKPWLTDNFEKLTLYDNRITKAEAKSVGNGQYKVKLYVRSATEYYDKAGKEIAKGKAPVIADIAVLADDSKNKDGLTMKVPLFMQKRSLTPGEHVIEVTVKGKPSKAGIDPYNKLIDRVSDDNVVKVDLL
- a CDS encoding ABC transporter ATP-binding protein — encoded protein: MKLEINHLSKTYANGVHALKDVSLTIPQGMFGLLGPNGAGKSSLMRTIATLQEADSGNIRLTGLPDGDLDVLMQKDSVRRVLGYLPQEFGVYPRVSAEAMLDHIATLKGIANSRERKEIVSGLLQKVNLYSVRKKNLGTYSGGMKQRFGIAQALIGSPRLIIVDEPTAGLDPAERNRFHNLLSEIGENTIVILSTHIVEDVTNLCSEMAIICLGEVVATGDPNDLVTELNGKIWQKFVEKSEIETYRQNVRVISTQLKGGKTRLHAYSDLPLSGFDPISPDLEDVYFAKITEKMDVITV
- a CDS encoding nucleoside-diphosphate sugar epimerase/dehydratase, whose protein sequence is MKQLLSAKVANHFAPRLLVLLLDLTITILAFICAWALRFNVTIEPANWHWNHFFGLLGCRLVLFLWIRPFAGVIRHTGVEDALLVGRAVSLSSLLAAVGSYALKVAYKNPLVYIPISILVIEYFISMVLLVSIRFTIKYLYQLLIAKPVSQARPVLIYGAGALGIHTKEVINRDPDYRILGFIDDNSSKTQKTVHGIQVFSPHEAAGLFLTTAIRPEVILAINNLPVDRRNKIADFLLQHQVVVKVVPSMQDWINGQLSSGQIRDIRIDDLLGRPAIQLNNKAIIQFVRGRVAMVTGAAGSIGSELVCQLLHHQPKHIIVLDQAESALYDLVFKLKTEFRELVAATTLTGLVADVTDTIRLRSIFEQYRPEFVFHAAAYKHVPLMEEQPYEAVKVNVLGTKAVADASVLFDVEKFILISTDKAVNPTNVMGATKRFAEMYVQSLNGSATTDFIITRFGNVLGSNGSVVPTFKRQIEMNGPVTVTHPDIIRYFMTIPEACQLVLEAAAMGNSGEVFVFDMGQPIRIADLARQMIRLSGYEVDKQIKLEFTGLRPGEKLYEELLHTDESVLPTHHPKIRIARLLPPDKLLIQQAFLQFTPALLDIDQLQLVRILKEAVPEYISNNSPYSSLDVPTAKVDSN